In one window of Gossypium hirsutum isolate 1008001.06 chromosome A01, Gossypium_hirsutum_v2.1, whole genome shotgun sequence DNA:
- the LOC107916611 gene encoding L-ascorbate oxidase homolog isoform X1, translating to MQLHLAVVLLCATAGLFAIAGAEDPYRFFDWNVTFGDIYPLGVRQTGILINGQFPGPDIHSVTNDNLIINVHNSLNEPFLISWSGIQQRRNSYEDGVYGTTCPIPPGKNFTYILQVKDQIGSFFYFPSLAFHKASGGFGGIRILSRPRIPVPFPDPAGDYTVLVGDWYKSNHTNLKARLDRGKKLPFPDGILINGRGPGGASFNVEQGKTYRLRISNVGLQNSLNFRIQNHRLTLVEVEGTHTLQTTYSSIDLHLGQSCSVLFKADQPAKDYYIAVSTRFTSRVLTSTAILRYSNSAGPVSGPPPGGPTIQIDWSLNQARSIRTNLTASGPRPNPQGSYHYGLINTTRTIRLANSAGQVNGKQRYAVNSVSFVPADTPLKLADYFKIGGIFRVGSISDNPYGGKIYLDTSVMQADYRAFIEIVFQNNENIVQSWHLDGYSFFVVGMDGGQWTTASRRGYNLRDAVSRCTTQVYPKSWTAIYVALDNVGMWNLRSEFWARQYLGQQFYLRVYTTSTSLRDEYPIPKNALLCGRASGRHTRPL from the exons ATGCAGCTTCATTTGGCGGTGGTATTGCTTTGTGCCACAGCTGGTCTTTTTGCCATTGCCGGTGCTGAAGATCCCTACAGATTCTTCGACTGGAATGTTACCTTTGGTGACATTTATCCTCTTGGAGTTCGCCAAACG GGTATTCTTATCAATGGTCAATTCCCGGGCCCTGACATTCACTCTGTTACCAACGACAATCTCATTATCAACGTCCATAACAGTTTAAACGAGCCTTTTCTTATTTCCTG GAGTGGAATCCAACAGAGGAGGAATTCTTATGAAGATGGTGTATATGGAACAACCTGTCCTATTCCACCAGGAAAGAACTTCACATACATTCTTCAGGTCAAGGATCAGATAGGAAGTTTCTTTTACTTCCCCTCTCTTGCATTCCATAAGGCTTCTGGTGGTTTTGGAGGGATCAGGATCCTCAGCCGACCTCGGATCCCGGTTCCCTTCCCGGATCCTGCTGGAGATTACACTGTTCTTGTTGGAGATTGGTACAAGTCCAATCACACG AATTTGAAAGCTCGTCTGGATCGTGGTAAGAAGCTCCCTTTCCCTGATGGAATCCTTATAAACGGTCGAGGACCTGGCGGTGCCTCATTCAACGTTGAACAGG GGAAAACCTACAGGCTTCGGATATCAAATGTTGGATTGCAGAATTCTCTCAATTTCCGCATCCAAAACCATCGGTTGACGTTGGTAGAAGTTGAGGGAACCCACACTTTGCAAACTACCTACTCTTCAATAGACCTTCACCTTGGCCAATCATGTTCAGTTTTATTTAAAGCTGATCAGCCTGCAAAAGATTATTACATTGCAGTCTCCACTCGCTTCACCAGCCGGGTCCTCACCTCTACAGCAATTCTCCGATATAGCAATTCCGCTGGCCCTGTCTCTGGTCCTCCTCCTGGTGGACCAACTATCCAAATTGACTGGTCCTTGAACCAGGCCCGCTCTATCAG GACTAACCTTACAGCAAGTGGACCAAGGCCTAACCCACAGGGTTCATATCACTACGGTCTCATTAACACAACCAGAACCATCAGGCTTGCGAATTCCGCCGGGCAAGTTAACGGCAAGCAAAGATATGCAGTTAACAGTGTTTCATTTGTTCCAGCAGACACACCTCTGAAACTTGCTGACTATTTCAAAATCGGAGGAATTTTTCGTGTAGGAAGCATATCTGATAATCCTTATGGCGGAAAGATATACCTTGATACTTCAGTAATGCAAGCTGACTACAGGGCTTTCATTGAGATAGTGTTTCAGAATAATGAGAACATTGTACAGAGTTGGCATCTTGATGGCTACTCTTTCTTTGTTGTTGG TATGGATGGAGGGCAATGGACAACAGCTAGTAGGAGGGGATACAATCTCCGTGACGCGGTTTCTCGATGTACTACTCAG GTGTATCCCAAGTCATGGACTGCCATTTATGTGGCACTTGACAACGTAGGAATGTGGAACTTAAGGTCGGAGTTTTGGGCAAGACAGTATCTGGGACAACAGTTTTATTTGCGAGTATACACCACCTCAACTTCGCTAAGGGATGAATATCCGATCCCTAAGAATGCACTACTCTGCGGTAGGGCAAGTGGCCGACACACCCGACCCCTCTAA
- the LOC107916611 gene encoding L-ascorbate oxidase homolog isoform X2, with translation MSGIQQRRNSYEDGVYGTTCPIPPGKNFTYILQVKDQIGSFFYFPSLAFHKASGGFGGIRILSRPRIPVPFPDPAGDYTVLVGDWYKSNHTNLKARLDRGKKLPFPDGILINGRGPGGASFNVEQGKTYRLRISNVGLQNSLNFRIQNHRLTLVEVEGTHTLQTTYSSIDLHLGQSCSVLFKADQPAKDYYIAVSTRFTSRVLTSTAILRYSNSAGPVSGPPPGGPTIQIDWSLNQARSIRTNLTASGPRPNPQGSYHYGLINTTRTIRLANSAGQVNGKQRYAVNSVSFVPADTPLKLADYFKIGGIFRVGSISDNPYGGKIYLDTSVMQADYRAFIEIVFQNNENIVQSWHLDGYSFFVVGMDGGQWTTASRRGYNLRDAVSRCTTQVYPKSWTAIYVALDNVGMWNLRSEFWARQYLGQQFYLRVYTTSTSLRDEYPIPKNALLCGRASGRHTRPL, from the exons AT GAGTGGAATCCAACAGAGGAGGAATTCTTATGAAGATGGTGTATATGGAACAACCTGTCCTATTCCACCAGGAAAGAACTTCACATACATTCTTCAGGTCAAGGATCAGATAGGAAGTTTCTTTTACTTCCCCTCTCTTGCATTCCATAAGGCTTCTGGTGGTTTTGGAGGGATCAGGATCCTCAGCCGACCTCGGATCCCGGTTCCCTTCCCGGATCCTGCTGGAGATTACACTGTTCTTGTTGGAGATTGGTACAAGTCCAATCACACG AATTTGAAAGCTCGTCTGGATCGTGGTAAGAAGCTCCCTTTCCCTGATGGAATCCTTATAAACGGTCGAGGACCTGGCGGTGCCTCATTCAACGTTGAACAGG GGAAAACCTACAGGCTTCGGATATCAAATGTTGGATTGCAGAATTCTCTCAATTTCCGCATCCAAAACCATCGGTTGACGTTGGTAGAAGTTGAGGGAACCCACACTTTGCAAACTACCTACTCTTCAATAGACCTTCACCTTGGCCAATCATGTTCAGTTTTATTTAAAGCTGATCAGCCTGCAAAAGATTATTACATTGCAGTCTCCACTCGCTTCACCAGCCGGGTCCTCACCTCTACAGCAATTCTCCGATATAGCAATTCCGCTGGCCCTGTCTCTGGTCCTCCTCCTGGTGGACCAACTATCCAAATTGACTGGTCCTTGAACCAGGCCCGCTCTATCAG GACTAACCTTACAGCAAGTGGACCAAGGCCTAACCCACAGGGTTCATATCACTACGGTCTCATTAACACAACCAGAACCATCAGGCTTGCGAATTCCGCCGGGCAAGTTAACGGCAAGCAAAGATATGCAGTTAACAGTGTTTCATTTGTTCCAGCAGACACACCTCTGAAACTTGCTGACTATTTCAAAATCGGAGGAATTTTTCGTGTAGGAAGCATATCTGATAATCCTTATGGCGGAAAGATATACCTTGATACTTCAGTAATGCAAGCTGACTACAGGGCTTTCATTGAGATAGTGTTTCAGAATAATGAGAACATTGTACAGAGTTGGCATCTTGATGGCTACTCTTTCTTTGTTGTTGG TATGGATGGAGGGCAATGGACAACAGCTAGTAGGAGGGGATACAATCTCCGTGACGCGGTTTCTCGATGTACTACTCAG GTGTATCCCAAGTCATGGACTGCCATTTATGTGGCACTTGACAACGTAGGAATGTGGAACTTAAGGTCGGAGTTTTGGGCAAGACAGTATCTGGGACAACAGTTTTATTTGCGAGTATACACCACCTCAACTTCGCTAAGGGATGAATATCCGATCCCTAAGAATGCACTACTCTGCGGTAGGGCAAGTGGCCGACACACCCGACCCCTCTAA